The Pontiella agarivorans genome includes a window with the following:
- a CDS encoding endonuclease/exonuclease/phosphatase family protein produces the protein MIRYVGCILSVMLFFVCCNAEGIPPQKQSVLHIMSYNIKHGEGMDGEIDLKRIAEVISRTNPEIVALQEVDKNCKRSGGVDQARKLGELLGMEFRFGKFMNYQGGEYGMAILSRIPIGETVTHPLPGGTEPRCALEVRIRPEGYADPVSFVCIHNDWKNETNRVKQVKALVSSLATNDNPIILAGDFNGERTDASMIFLEHAQWTILDKNGEKTWPSDRPEVEIDFFAVRGFSETPVEHGVVHEAIASDHRPIFAVISPRNKGSR, from the coding sequence ATGATTCGTTATGTAGGCTGTATTTTATCTGTGATGCTGTTCTTCGTATGCTGTAATGCGGAAGGGATTCCGCCACAGAAACAAAGTGTTCTTCATATTATGTCGTATAATATCAAGCATGGAGAGGGCATGGACGGGGAAATTGATCTGAAGCGAATTGCGGAGGTTATTTCCAGAACGAACCCTGAAATAGTGGCCTTGCAGGAGGTCGATAAAAACTGCAAAAGAAGTGGCGGGGTGGATCAGGCCCGGAAGCTGGGTGAGCTTTTAGGAATGGAGTTTCGGTTCGGGAAATTTATGAATTATCAGGGAGGTGAATATGGAATGGCCATTTTATCCCGGATCCCGATCGGTGAAACGGTCACTCACCCTCTTCCCGGCGGTACTGAACCGCGTTGTGCCCTGGAGGTTCGTATTCGTCCTGAAGGATATGCAGATCCTGTTTCTTTTGTGTGTATCCATAATGACTGGAAGAACGAAACCAACCGGGTAAAACAGGTCAAGGCGTTGGTTTCATCGTTAGCAACGAATGACAACCCCATCATTCTTGCGGGCGATTTTAATGGCGAACGAACTGATGCTTCGATGATTTTTCTGGAACACGCTCAATGGACGATTCTTGACAAGAATGGAGAGAAAACGTGGCCGTCTGATCGGCCCGAGGTTGAAATCGATTTCTTCGCAGTGCGGGGATTTTCGGAAACACCGGTTGAGCATGGTGTGGTTCATGAAGCCATTGCCTCGGATCACAGGCCCATCTTTGCGGTTATCAGCCCGAGGAACAAGGGTTCCCGTTAG
- a CDS encoding helix-turn-helix transcriptional regulator, producing MPAGIPHEERGESDSFANIVIAHDTDRFIVLGCHCWYDRPGAIPIKSCASNKAKYLSDLLAETADSFNHGSLVAPHLYRAYLGLILEEYERVVSKPKPGVSPMVARCMDLLFAELGSTDLSIMHIARQLNCNADSLSARFSREVGKTAIEYLTELRMEQAKRLLRETSLSIAEVAWASGYRDANYFSRLFKKQNGTTPRSFRRG from the coding sequence ATGCCTGCCGGCATCCCTCATGAGGAGCGTGGTGAGAGTGATTCGTTTGCGAACATCGTCATTGCGCATGATACAGACCGCTTTATCGTGTTAGGTTGTCATTGCTGGTACGACCGGCCCGGCGCCATACCGATCAAAAGCTGTGCCAGCAATAAAGCCAAATATCTGAGCGATCTGCTGGCTGAAACGGCAGATTCTTTTAACCATGGATCGCTTGTTGCTCCGCATCTTTATCGGGCATATCTTGGACTGATACTCGAAGAGTATGAACGGGTTGTTTCTAAACCGAAACCCGGAGTTTCTCCCATGGTCGCCCGTTGCATGGACCTGCTGTTTGCCGAACTGGGTTCTACAGACCTGTCAATTATGCATATAGCACGACAGCTAAACTGCAATGCCGACAGCCTCTCCGCCCGGTTCTCGCGCGAAGTCGGCAAGACCGCCATTGAATATCTCACGGAACTACGCATGGAACAGGCGAAAAGGTTGCTACGCGAAACGTCTCTTTCCATTGCCGAAGTCGCCTGGGCCTCAGGGTATCGCGACGCCAACTATTTTTCCCGTCTGTTCAAGAAACAGAACGGCACCACGCCCCGAAGTTTTCGCAGAGGATAA